One segment of Castanea sativa cultivar Marrone di Chiusa Pesio chromosome 3, ASM4071231v1 DNA contains the following:
- the LOC142628383 gene encoding uncharacterized protein LOC142628383 codes for MSRPEGDEVLFAYIAVANHAVSMVLIRVNGGVQRPIYYMSKSLYEADVHYLPLKKAILAVVYATRKLLHYFQSHTVVILTQLPLRSILRNADYMGRIAKWGTILGALDIKYMPHTFVKGQVLMDLVAEFADPSLEENARRLDIDEISVDIISLKEPLLWKVYVDEAANQRGSRVGLVLVSPEGITFKKSLRLGFLATNNEAEYEVLLVGMTMVRKMGGRKKEKKENTVDIKINISNLSLRKRDIESSFLSLSPRTIFVI; via the coding sequence ATGTCTCGGCCCGAAGGGGATGAAGTTCTATTTGCCTACATTGCTGTGGCTAATCATGCTGTTAGTATGGTTTTGATTCGGGTTAATGGTGGTGTACAGAGGCCAATTTATTATATGAGCAAGTCCTTATATGAAGCCGATGTGCATTATTTACCGTTGAAGAAAGCTATCTTAGCAGTGGTGTATGCTACGCGTAAGCTCCtccattacttccaatcccatACAGTTGTTATTttgactcaacttcctcttaGGTCTATACTTCGAAATGCCGACTACATgggaaggattgccaaatggggtaccATTTTGGGGGCTTTAgacatcaagtatatgcctcacACCTTTGTAAAGGGCCAAGTCCTTATGGATTTGGTGGCTGAATTCGCTGACCCTTCACTAGAAGAAAATGCTAGGAGGCTAGACATAGATGAAATATCAGTTGACATAATTTCACTCAAGGAACCTCTGTTATGGAAGGTGTATGTTGACGAGGCAGCGAACCAAAGAGGATCTAGagtggggctagttttggtatctcctgagggaattacttttaAGAAGTCCTTAAGATTGGGATTCTtggccaccaacaatgaagctgaaTATGAAGTTCTACTAGTAGGAATGACTATGGTTCGGAAAATGGGGGggagaaaaaaggagaagaaagaaaacactgtagacatTAAGATCAATATCAGTAACTTGtctttgagaaagagagatataGAATCCAGTTTCCTcagcttgagtccgaggacaattttCGTCATATAA